GTCCACCATTGCCAAGCGTGTGTTGAGGCCTGAAAATGCGAAGAATAACGGCACCAGAAGGGCGGTAGTCATCGGTTCGAGCTGCTTTTTGACCTCACGCGAAACGATATCGCGCGGCATGGCGACGCCCAGCAGGAAGCCACCGAAGACCGAATGAAGCCCGGCCACATCCATCGCCCATGCACTCAACGCAAACAGCATGAGAACCGTCGCGAGCAGGGGTGGCGTGATCCGCCCTTCGCGCTTCGCCCATCGCGCGATGGGTGCGAACAGCCTGGGCCCCAGGCAGAGCATGAAGACTGCAAACAGCCCACCGCCAATGATCGCGTTGGCTGCGACCGTCGGTCCGGCGCCGAGGCTGGCGAGCAGGATCGCCAGTATCGACCATGCTATGGCGTCGTCCATCGCACCCGCTGAAAGCGCGAGCGAGGCAAGAGGGGTCTCCGCAAGGCCTCGTTCCTGGATGATGCGGGCGAGCACAGGGAAGGCGGTGATTGAGATTGCGACCCCCATAAACAGGGTTGCCTGATAATCTCGAACCTCTTTTCCAAAAAGGCCGAGGTGGAGCAGCCATGGCGTGAGCGCGATCGCCACGAGGAAAGGCGCAATGATGCCGGAAAGGGAGACGGCAACGGCGCTTCGTGCATTGAGCCGAAAATGATCCGCGCGAAAGCCTAACCCGACCAGAAACATATAGAGGCCGATGCCAAGTTGCGCCCCGGCGTACAGGATGGGCTTTGTATCCGCTGGAAAGATGGCACGTTGAATGTCGGGACTGAAGAGGCCGAAAAGCGATGGTCCCAACACTATGCCGGCAATCATGTCACCGATCACCTGGGGCTGGTCAAAGAGGCGTTTGATCAGCCAGCCGGTAAGGCGGCACGCTCCAAGTATCACGCATATCTGGAGAAAAAACGCCGCGCTCAAATGGCCGAAATCCATGCCCCCCTCCCGCTTTTATGTCCCCGCGTACCCAGAATTGTTGATCTTGGTGGTTGCGGCGATCCCTATCCCAAGAATGGCAGGTTGGCGTATATGGGCAAGTGCTTTTCGTAGTCGGACACTATGCAGCAGCCGGAAAAGCAACAAGATACTACCAAAATCCTCTATAAGCGGGGCCTCATTTCCCGCAGGCCAACATTTCTACGCTTTTGCGGAGAGGGCGCTAAGCTCCTCCAGGTCCAGGTCGCGTTCCAGTTCCTGTAGCACATGCTCATCGATATCCCCCGCCCGGTGGAGACGGAGCAGTTCCGCGCGACCGGCTGCAATGGCTTCCAGCACCACATCGAAATGGGCGTGAAGTCGATCGGCATAATGGACTTCACGACCCGCATAATCGATCGTGAGTTCGGCCCGGCGCTGATAACGGGTCAGCAATTGCGGGTGGATCAGCGCGCCGTCCGCATCATAGGCAAGGGTTTCGACCCGCTTGGCCTGCGCCTGCGCCATAGCGGCTTCCGCCTCACTCATGCTGAGGCGCGGGCGCTCATGTTCGGCCTCGCTGGGATCGGCCCAGCGAATGAGCAGGTTCAGCGTGGTGCCCTGGATCAGGACCGTGCCCAATATGACG
The window above is part of the Sphingobium sp. BYY-5 genome. Proteins encoded here:
- a CDS encoding cation:proton antiporter, giving the protein MDFGHLSAAFFLQICVILGACRLTGWLIKRLFDQPQVIGDMIAGIVLGPSLFGLFSPDIQRAIFPADTKPILYAGAQLGIGLYMFLVGLGFRADHFRLNARSAVAVSLSGIIAPFLVAIALTPWLLHLGLFGKEVRDYQATLFMGVAISITAFPVLARIIQERGLAETPLASLALSAGAMDDAIAWSILAILLASLGAGPTVAANAIIGGGLFAVFMLCLGPRLFAPIARWAKREGRITPPLLATVLMLFALSAWAMDVAGLHSVFGGFLLGVAMPRDIVSREVKKQLEPMTTALLVPLFFAFSGLNTRLAMVDSLALLLVATVILLGSILAKGGACWAAARLTGQDNPTAMAVGALMNTRGLMELLVINIGLQRGIIGPTLFSILVLMTIVTTLMTSPLVDIVYRKKIGSGGESGDTRSDDSRNNNIQSTSIV